In Paenarthrobacter sp. GOM3, a single window of DNA contains:
- a CDS encoding MarR family winged helix-turn-helix transcriptional regulator gives MSDKDEPKGYWYGLESRKQMGAVDVLNALRDYRTAEADMRRRTRASMGMGETDLLALRYLLEAERAGREVGPKELAVRLGVTSASMTSLVDRLVRSGYVTREPHPTDRRALILRPTPGSDQEVRSTLGDMHSRMMEAAETLSSKDSAVVVEFLRRMRKAIDSVSSS, from the coding sequence GTGAGCGACAAGGACGAACCCAAGGGATATTGGTACGGGCTGGAGAGCCGCAAGCAGATGGGCGCAGTGGACGTCCTGAACGCACTCAGGGATTACCGGACGGCCGAGGCTGACATGCGGCGACGGACCCGCGCCTCGATGGGCATGGGCGAAACCGACCTGTTGGCTTTGCGCTACCTCCTTGAGGCGGAGCGTGCCGGCCGGGAGGTGGGTCCAAAGGAGTTGGCGGTACGGCTCGGGGTAACCTCGGCCTCCATGACGTCCTTGGTGGACCGCCTGGTGAGGTCCGGCTACGTAACCCGCGAGCCCCACCCAACTGATCGTCGAGCCCTTATTCTCCGCCCAACCCCAGGGTCGGACCAGGAGGTTCGCAGCACCTTGGGCGACATGCATTCGCGCATGATGGAGGCGGCTGAAACGTTGAGCAGCAAAGACTCCGCAGTGGTGGTTGAGTTCCTTCGGCGCATGCGAAAGGCGATCGACAGCGTCTCCTCGTCCTGA
- a CDS encoding serine/threonine-protein kinase has translation MDTAAVRVDRGAASSDVVLGGRYRLGKQLGGGSEAYVKEAFDLQAGSTVAIKIFRATEPANDAPFRRELDIHGPLHHKNIALVVSSGTTGGEDVHGRHNYLVMELVQGQDLRTLLDERPASPRQTMEWMSGIARALTFLHRRGIVHNDIKPGNILVDFAGDPGGIGVAKLTDFGIALNGRHSAPSSSSGTPHYLSPEEVCGGTSTAASDIYSLGLVALECLTGTKAFPGPPLESMVARTLGEPRIPGTVRRRWSMVLHAMTDPDPAGRPSASQTVGMLRRLSW, from the coding sequence ATGGATACTGCGGCCGTCCGCGTTGATCGCGGGGCCGCATCCTCCGACGTCGTCCTTGGAGGACGCTATCGGCTCGGCAAGCAGCTTGGCGGGGGATCCGAGGCCTACGTCAAGGAAGCCTTCGATCTCCAGGCAGGCTCCACTGTGGCCATCAAGATCTTCAGGGCCACGGAACCGGCCAACGACGCCCCTTTCCGCCGCGAGCTGGACATCCACGGTCCGTTGCACCACAAGAACATCGCCCTGGTGGTCTCATCCGGAACCACCGGGGGCGAGGACGTCCATGGCCGCCACAACTATCTTGTGATGGAACTGGTCCAAGGCCAGGACCTGCGGACCCTCCTCGATGAAAGGCCGGCCTCTCCACGTCAAACAATGGAGTGGATGAGCGGAATCGCAAGGGCGCTGACGTTTCTTCATCGACGCGGGATTGTCCACAACGACATCAAGCCCGGCAACATCCTGGTGGACTTCGCAGGCGACCCGGGCGGTATAGGCGTGGCCAAGCTGACCGATTTCGGCATTGCCCTCAACGGACGGCATTCCGCGCCGAGCTCCTCATCCGGGACGCCACATTACCTGAGCCCGGAAGAAGTCTGTGGGGGCACGTCAACTGCTGCCAGTGACATCTATTCGCTGGGATTGGTGGCCCTCGAATGCCTCACCGGCACAAAAGCTTTTCCTGGCCCTCCCCTCGAGTCCATGGTTGCAAGGACCCTGGGGGAACCCCGAATTCCCGGCACGGTACGGCGGCGCTGGTCCATGGTGCTTCATGCCATGACAGACCCCGATCCGGCGGGTAGACCGTCTGCCAGCCAAACCGTCGGTATGCTCCGACGGCTCAGCTGGTAG
- a CDS encoding GlsB/YeaQ/YmgE family stress response membrane protein, whose translation MGIIGWIILGLIAGAIAKAILPGRQGGGWIATLLLGIVGAILGGWIGSALFNVGINEFWSLSTWLLAIVGALIVLVIWGLVTRKKA comes from the coding sequence ATGGGAATCATTGGTTGGATTATTTTGGGTTTGATCGCCGGCGCCATTGCCAAGGCCATCCTGCCGGGCCGTCAGGGTGGCGGCTGGATCGCTACGCTGCTCCTGGGCATCGTTGGCGCCATCCTGGGTGGATGGATCGGCAGCGCGCTGTTCAACGTTGGCATCAACGAGTTCTGGTCGCTGTCCACCTGGCTGCTGGCCATCGTGGGCGCACTGATCGTACTGGTTATCTGGGGCCTGGTTACGCGCAAGAAGGCATAA
- a CDS encoding 4-hydroxybenzoate 3-monooxygenase codes for MARTPIKTQVAIMGAGPAGLMLSHLLAKQGIESVVVEIRSRKEIQETVRAGILEHGTVNLLVDSGVSDRVLREGDRHDGIELRFNGESHRINFKELVGESVWLYPQTDVFMDLAARREADGGAVHYSVTDTTVHDLEGKPKVWFTNADGQELEIQADFLVGADGSRSHCRFQIPEANRKWYFHEYPFAWFGILAEAPRSADELIYANSENGFALISQRTETVQRMYFQCDPKENVADWDDERIWSEFRKRVNGNGFELKEGPVLEKMVLPFRSFVHTPMRHGNLFLAGDAAHTVPPTGAKGLNLAIHDVKVLFEGLDSYYSNGSTALLDSYSDRALDRVWKAQHFSYWMTSMLHTVPGADEFDRARQLGELHSVVTSEHGKAYLAESYTGWPTSR; via the coding sequence ATGGCACGCACGCCTATCAAAACCCAAGTGGCCATCATGGGAGCCGGCCCCGCAGGCCTCATGCTCTCCCACCTTCTGGCCAAGCAGGGCATCGAATCGGTCGTGGTGGAAATACGCAGCCGAAAGGAAATCCAGGAAACCGTACGAGCCGGCATCCTGGAGCATGGCACAGTGAACCTGCTGGTTGACTCGGGAGTGTCCGACCGTGTGCTTCGCGAAGGCGACCGGCACGACGGCATCGAACTGCGCTTCAACGGTGAAAGCCACCGCATCAACTTCAAGGAACTTGTGGGCGAATCCGTATGGCTCTACCCACAAACGGATGTTTTCATGGACCTGGCTGCCCGACGTGAGGCCGACGGCGGTGCCGTCCACTACAGCGTCACGGACACCACTGTGCACGACCTCGAAGGCAAGCCGAAAGTCTGGTTTACCAATGCCGACGGGCAGGAACTCGAGATTCAGGCGGACTTCCTCGTTGGCGCCGACGGATCCCGAAGCCACTGCCGATTCCAGATTCCTGAAGCGAACCGCAAGTGGTACTTCCACGAATATCCCTTCGCGTGGTTCGGTATCCTCGCCGAAGCCCCACGCAGCGCAGACGAGCTGATCTACGCGAACTCGGAAAACGGCTTCGCCCTGATCAGCCAGCGCACCGAGACCGTCCAGCGCATGTATTTCCAGTGCGACCCCAAAGAGAACGTTGCCGACTGGGACGACGAACGCATTTGGTCCGAGTTCCGCAAGCGCGTCAACGGCAACGGCTTCGAGCTCAAGGAAGGACCGGTCCTCGAAAAGATGGTCCTGCCTTTCCGCAGCTTCGTCCATACCCCCATGCGCCACGGAAACCTGTTCCTCGCCGGCGATGCGGCGCACACGGTCCCGCCTACAGGTGCCAAAGGCCTCAACCTGGCCATCCACGACGTCAAGGTGCTCTTCGAAGGTCTCGACTCCTATTACTCCAACGGCTCCACCGCGCTGCTGGACTCCTACAGCGACCGGGCGTTGGACCGGGTGTGGAAGGCCCAGCACTTCTCCTACTGGATGACATCCATGCTGCACACCGTGCCCGGCGCTGACGAGTTCGATCGCGCCCGCCAACTCGGCGAACTCCACTCCGTGGTGACCTCTGAGCATGGCAAGGCGTACCTCGCGGAGTCGTACACAGGCTGGCCGACCTCACGCTGA
- a CDS encoding Hpt domain-containing protein yields MSEGAGIPALEPCRLQALAEELGDSRPALRFLSTYLSMLPGRILRISIGLCQGDREASMDAILSLKISSAMVGALETEDQCRAIEMMIREDHLDVAVQALPELRRSTDRCFAAGPQLLGTAQRSLCRPPRPPRAPRQV; encoded by the coding sequence GTGAGTGAGGGAGCGGGTATTCCCGCACTGGAACCGTGCAGGCTGCAGGCGCTGGCCGAGGAGTTGGGCGACTCCCGGCCGGCGCTCCGTTTCCTCTCGACCTATCTGTCGATGTTGCCCGGAAGGATCCTGAGGATCTCCATAGGGCTGTGCCAAGGCGACAGGGAGGCGAGCATGGATGCCATCCTGAGCCTCAAGATCTCCTCTGCCATGGTGGGCGCACTGGAGACAGAAGACCAGTGCCGGGCCATTGAAATGATGATTCGTGAAGACCACTTGGACGTCGCAGTCCAGGCGCTGCCGGAGCTGCGACGCTCAACCGACCGGTGCTTTGCGGCGGGGCCGCAACTGCTCGGCACTGCGCAGAGGTCCCTGTGTCGGCCGCCCCGGCCGCCCCGGGCACCGAGGCAGGTTTAG
- a CDS encoding signal peptidase I, with product MSALSTIPTPALRGRRSEKAAPSAAVEHVAPSVAVESAAVASAAGTQRAARRVAGLVVKSVGIGMLVLAALVFLFLAIGPRVLGYQTSTMLTGSMAPLINPGDVVVTVPTPIADVKVGDIITYHIPVEDQRVETHRITEITATADGGVAVQTKGDANNGIDPWIATLQGKTVDKQVATIPYVGNAIRALREPMVRNILMYGAPAILVIGMLASIWTKDSTKTTPKGVAEPKAASGE from the coding sequence ATGAGCGCACTGAGCACCATCCCCACCCCAGCCCTCCGCGGCCGGCGTTCCGAGAAAGCCGCCCCGAGTGCCGCCGTCGAGCACGTAGCCCCGAGTGTCGCCGTCGAGAGTGCCGCCGTTGCGAGTGCCGCAGGCACCCAACGCGCGGCCCGTCGGGTTGCGGGCCTGGTTGTTAAGTCCGTCGGCATCGGCATGCTGGTCCTGGCGGCGCTGGTGTTCCTGTTCCTTGCGATCGGCCCGCGGGTGCTGGGCTACCAGACGTCCACCATGCTGACCGGCTCCATGGCCCCGCTGATCAACCCGGGCGACGTCGTCGTGACGGTCCCCACCCCCATCGCCGACGTCAAAGTCGGCGACATCATCACCTACCACATTCCGGTTGAAGACCAGCGGGTGGAAACCCACCGCATCACCGAAATCACCGCAACGGCCGATGGCGGCGTGGCTGTGCAGACCAAGGGCGACGCCAACAACGGCATCGATCCATGGATCGCCACCTTGCAGGGCAAGACCGTGGACAAGCAGGTGGCAACCATCCCGTACGTGGGCAACGCGATCCGTGCGCTCCGCGAACCCATGGTTCGAAACATCCTGATGTACGGCGCGCCGGCAATCCTGGTGATCGGCATGCTCGCCTCCATCTGGACCAAGGACAGCACCAAGACGACGCCGAAGGGCGTCGCCGAGCCGAAGGCGGCCAGCGGTGAGTGA
- a CDS encoding FUSC family protein, producing the protein MKAVAEMFTMAPGNKDHHPALRCAVGVFVPLITLTLLGRLDLAVFASFGAFTGIYGRNEPHSVRFRSQLRAGGFMLFIILCATLLARGEHAWGLDATAYSWVLIVATTVVAGACSVVVAAWRLRPGGSLFHIFAFAAIASIPAQPPLWEAMLVAVLTTGFCLVMGMSARVVKSHRTPWKRPPRIRHTAAERRAIWLEGGGYLVAAGLAGTIATLVGERLGFGHTYWAMVAAVVPLVGHSTRHRVSRGTQRIAGTVVGLVLLAGILWLNPAPWAMVLVIAACQFGAELFIARQYFIAQLFVTPLALIATLLAAPVDPGLLLRDRIIETVIGAAVGVAVVVAPAVWRRVRVRQAALSER; encoded by the coding sequence TTGAAGGCTGTAGCGGAAATGTTCACGATGGCTCCGGGGAACAAGGACCACCATCCCGCCCTTCGCTGCGCCGTAGGCGTGTTCGTGCCACTGATCACGTTGACGCTGCTGGGCCGGCTGGATCTGGCCGTGTTTGCGTCGTTCGGGGCCTTCACCGGAATTTATGGCCGCAATGAACCGCATAGCGTGCGTTTCCGGAGCCAGCTGCGGGCCGGCGGCTTCATGCTTTTCATCATTCTCTGTGCCACGTTGTTAGCACGGGGGGAGCATGCGTGGGGCCTCGATGCTACCGCGTATTCCTGGGTCCTGATCGTCGCCACCACTGTTGTGGCTGGTGCTTGCTCCGTGGTGGTAGCTGCCTGGCGTCTCCGTCCCGGCGGCTCACTCTTTCACATTTTCGCTTTTGCCGCCATCGCTTCGATTCCCGCGCAGCCGCCGTTGTGGGAGGCCATGCTGGTGGCGGTCCTGACCACGGGATTCTGCCTGGTGATGGGCATGTCGGCGCGGGTGGTTAAGAGCCATCGAACGCCATGGAAGCGGCCCCCGCGCATCCGCCATACGGCCGCCGAACGCCGGGCCATCTGGCTTGAAGGAGGGGGCTACCTTGTAGCGGCTGGACTGGCCGGGACCATAGCGACGTTGGTGGGGGAGCGGCTTGGCTTTGGCCACACGTACTGGGCCATGGTGGCGGCGGTGGTGCCGTTGGTGGGCCATTCCACCCGGCATCGGGTGAGCCGTGGTACCCAGAGGATCGCGGGAACCGTGGTGGGCCTGGTGTTGCTCGCGGGCATTCTGTGGCTCAATCCGGCACCGTGGGCCATGGTGCTGGTGATAGCTGCGTGCCAGTTTGGTGCGGAGCTCTTCATAGCCCGGCAGTACTTCATTGCACAGCTTTTCGTCACCCCCCTGGCGCTGATTGCCACGCTCCTCGCGGCGCCCGTGGACCCGGGCTTGCTCCTGCGGGACCGCATCATCGAAACCGTCATAGGTGCAGCTGTCGGTGTGGCAGTGGTTGTGGCACCCGCCGTCTGGCGCCGGGTTCGGGTGCGGCAGGCCGCCCTGAGCGAACGCTGA
- a CDS encoding MFS transporter, protein MTSAHRSQWPVWLCWLAMVLDGFDLVVLGTVIPTLIKTGELGFDAVGATFAATISLVGVGLGALFIAPLSDTFGRRKLLIACVAGFSVFTIGVAFAPNVAVFSVLRLLAGLGLGACLPAALAYMNDYAPAGSAGKSTTRTMTGYHVGAVATALLAILIVPNWRLMFIIGGAAGLVLLPFLWAKLPESLPEAAHAASTPATKAPAAVVRSAESSQAAPKTGFRDLLQKPYPLVALGIGIASFMGLLLVYGLNTWLPQLMAAAGYPVSTGLTLLLVLNLGAVAGLFLAGFLADKHGTKKIVLLWFGLSAVLLAILSVKIPNEFLLNAAVFVTGVFVFSSQVLVYAWVSQLFPPRLRGTALGFAAGVGRLGAIVGPAVTGTLVAANIAYPAGFYVFAIAGLLAVAALVLVPREVKTADPNVLAGR, encoded by the coding sequence ATGACATCTGCCCACCGCTCTCAATGGCCCGTTTGGCTGTGTTGGCTAGCCATGGTGCTGGACGGCTTCGACTTGGTCGTCCTGGGGACTGTCATACCCACACTCATCAAGACCGGGGAGTTGGGCTTTGATGCAGTAGGGGCCACCTTCGCCGCCACCATCTCCCTGGTGGGCGTAGGCCTGGGTGCGCTGTTCATCGCACCCCTCTCCGACACGTTCGGCCGCCGCAAACTGCTGATCGCATGCGTTGCCGGCTTCTCGGTCTTCACCATAGGCGTCGCGTTCGCACCGAACGTGGCAGTGTTCTCCGTGTTGCGCCTCCTTGCCGGGTTGGGGCTGGGCGCATGCCTTCCCGCCGCCCTGGCCTACATGAACGATTACGCCCCGGCGGGCTCAGCCGGTAAATCCACCACCCGGACCATGACGGGGTACCACGTTGGCGCCGTCGCAACCGCTTTGCTGGCAATCCTGATCGTCCCGAACTGGCGGCTCATGTTTATCATTGGCGGCGCTGCCGGCCTGGTCCTGCTGCCTTTCCTTTGGGCGAAGCTGCCCGAGTCCCTGCCCGAAGCAGCCCACGCCGCGTCCACGCCGGCTACCAAGGCCCCGGCCGCCGTCGTGCGTTCCGCTGAAAGCAGCCAGGCCGCGCCCAAGACCGGTTTCCGTGACCTGCTGCAGAAGCCATACCCCCTGGTTGCCCTGGGTATCGGCATCGCTTCATTCATGGGGCTGTTGCTGGTTTACGGGCTGAACACCTGGCTTCCACAGCTGATGGCCGCCGCCGGATACCCGGTAAGCACTGGCCTGACGCTGCTGTTGGTCCTGAACCTGGGCGCTGTTGCTGGCCTGTTCCTGGCCGGATTCCTCGCCGACAAGCACGGAACCAAGAAGATCGTTTTGCTGTGGTTTGGATTGTCCGCGGTGCTCCTGGCAATCCTCAGCGTCAAGATCCCGAACGAATTCCTGCTCAATGCCGCCGTGTTCGTCACCGGCGTTTTCGTCTTCAGCTCCCAGGTACTGGTTTATGCGTGGGTCAGCCAGTTGTTCCCACCCCGGCTCAGGGGAACCGCGCTGGGCTTCGCCGCCGGCGTTGGCAGGCTCGGCGCAATCGTCGGCCCGGCAGTAACGGGAACATTGGTTGCTGCCAACATCGCCTACCCGGCGGGCTTCTACGTGTTCGCGATCGCCGGACTGTTGGCCGTTGCCGCCTTGGTCCTGGTGCCCCGCGAAGTCAAAACCGCCGACCCTAACGTGCTCGCGGGTCGCTAA
- a CDS encoding class II glutamine amidotransferase → MCRLFGLHAGARPVRATFWLLDAPDSLSVQSRREPDGAGIGTYDAEGEARVAKQPLAAWEDHAFAREARDLKSTTFLAHVRYASTGALTMVNTHPFEQDNRLFAHNGVLHGLDELDRRLTSLGVMGLVQGQSDSERFFALITAETRRAGGDVGEGVVQAVRWIARELPVFSLNFILSTATDMWALRYPATHPLYVLERDPATAPDPGTPLDARSKRISSRSADLARSPHVLFATEPMDHNPRWHPLTSGELVHVGADLAVTSTMPFDGDPVRLLTLADLEPSAAASQTP, encoded by the coding sequence ATGTGCCGTCTCTTTGGCCTCCATGCCGGCGCCCGACCGGTACGAGCCACCTTCTGGCTGCTGGACGCCCCGGACAGCCTGTCGGTGCAAAGCCGCCGGGAGCCTGACGGGGCAGGGATAGGGACGTATGACGCCGAGGGCGAGGCCCGCGTGGCCAAGCAACCGTTGGCCGCCTGGGAGGATCATGCCTTTGCCCGCGAGGCGCGTGACCTGAAGAGCACCACATTCCTGGCCCACGTTCGATACGCGAGCACCGGCGCGCTCACCATGGTCAACACCCATCCGTTCGAGCAGGACAACCGGCTGTTTGCCCACAACGGAGTGCTCCATGGGCTGGACGAACTCGACCGGCGGCTCACTTCGCTCGGCGTCATGGGCCTGGTGCAGGGACAATCGGACAGCGAGCGGTTCTTCGCGCTGATCACTGCCGAAACCCGACGCGCTGGAGGGGACGTTGGCGAGGGCGTTGTGCAAGCCGTCCGCTGGATCGCGCGCGAACTGCCCGTCTTCAGCCTCAACTTCATCCTGTCTACGGCGACCGACATGTGGGCGCTCAGGTACCCTGCCACGCACCCTCTTTATGTGTTGGAACGGGATCCAGCCACGGCACCCGATCCTGGAACCCCGCTCGACGCCAGGAGCAAACGGATCAGCTCCCGCAGCGCGGATCTTGCCCGTTCTCCCCACGTCCTCTTTGCCACCGAACCCATGGACCACAATCCGCGGTGGCACCCCTTGACGTCAGGCGAGCTGGTCCATGTTGGCGCGGACCTGGCCGTGACGTCCACAATGCCCTTCGACGGCGACCCCGTCCGCCTCCTGACGCTCGCGGATCTTGAACCGTCAGCAGCGGCATCGCAGACACCGTAA
- a CDS encoding COG1470 family protein: MEPQPARMRMPLDRAGMAVKATLLTLLVVLASVASLGASGGPGNGKAAGGKEPVGILVALSPSSRSLDQGQSATFEASVSSRGGFSGPVAFSATGLPSGTTAAWSPSSVVLSSGSSAKVTLTLATSPTTPAGKFDVTVTGTNGAVRSNAEQVQLHVKEVKRNFGVSGSLGSPLAPGVSLPLDLQISNPEKKNIAVTNLSASISNVVRTPAAVAAGLPCSSADYSVTQFTGTYPLDIKPGSTSLSALGLPPASWPRISMLDTLQLQDGCKGATLELTFSGTGQAN, from the coding sequence ATGGAACCCCAGCCAGCACGCATGAGGATGCCGTTGGATCGCGCGGGGATGGCGGTTAAGGCGACGCTCCTCACGCTGTTGGTTGTCCTCGCTTCCGTGGCATCTTTGGGCGCCAGCGGAGGACCGGGCAACGGGAAAGCAGCTGGAGGCAAGGAGCCGGTCGGAATTTTGGTTGCCCTGTCACCATCAAGCCGCAGCCTGGACCAAGGCCAGTCCGCAACATTCGAAGCCTCGGTCTCCTCGAGGGGAGGCTTTTCGGGCCCAGTCGCCTTCTCGGCTACAGGCTTGCCGTCGGGAACGACGGCGGCATGGTCGCCGTCGTCGGTGGTCCTCTCATCCGGGAGCTCGGCGAAGGTGACGTTGACCCTCGCCACGAGCCCCACCACGCCAGCCGGGAAATTCGATGTCACGGTGACGGGAACCAACGGAGCCGTGCGCTCGAACGCCGAGCAGGTGCAGTTGCACGTGAAGGAAGTCAAGCGTAATTTCGGCGTCTCCGGTTCATTGGGGAGTCCGTTGGCCCCGGGGGTGTCCCTTCCCTTGGACCTGCAGATCTCCAACCCGGAGAAGAAGAACATCGCGGTGACAAACCTGTCTGCGTCCATCAGCAACGTGGTTCGTACGCCTGCAGCTGTCGCGGCTGGGCTCCCTTGCAGCAGCGCGGACTATAGCGTCACCCAATTCACCGGCACCTACCCCCTGGACATCAAGCCAGGCAGCACGTCGTTGTCCGCTTTGGGACTTCCACCGGCTAGTTGGCCCCGCATCAGCATGCTGGACACGCTGCAACTCCAGGACGGCTGCAAGGGCGCGACCCTCGAACTCACTTTCTCCGGGACGGGACAGGCGAACTGA
- a CDS encoding ZIP family metal transporter, translating into MPMWLQALMWGTLAGGALVLGAGVAWMWKVPAKVVSTVMAFGAGVLISALAFELVDEAVDGGGLLPTVLGFLLGALIFVGSNVLLARAGAKHRKRSSEPQPTEKDSPGSGTAIAVGALIDGIPESVVLGVGLLAGGAVSPAMLAAVFISNVPEGLSSTAGMKKSGRSPAYVFGTWIGIAVFSGLAALVGYTALENAPETVIAFITSIAAGGILAMLADTMIPEAFEEHHNLTGLTAAVGFLSAFTIHHVGG; encoded by the coding sequence ATGCCGATGTGGTTGCAGGCCCTGATGTGGGGAACCTTGGCAGGTGGGGCCTTGGTCCTGGGCGCTGGTGTCGCGTGGATGTGGAAAGTACCTGCCAAGGTGGTGTCCACGGTCATGGCCTTCGGCGCCGGGGTCCTGATATCTGCACTGGCCTTCGAGCTGGTGGACGAGGCCGTGGACGGCGGCGGATTGCTCCCCACGGTCCTCGGCTTCCTTTTGGGCGCACTGATCTTTGTGGGCTCCAACGTATTGTTGGCCCGCGCGGGCGCGAAGCACCGGAAGCGTTCCAGTGAGCCACAGCCCACCGAGAAGGATTCGCCGGGAAGCGGTACCGCTATCGCCGTGGGTGCGCTCATTGACGGCATACCCGAGTCGGTTGTCCTTGGCGTGGGACTCCTGGCCGGTGGCGCCGTGAGTCCGGCGATGCTGGCCGCCGTCTTCATCTCCAATGTCCCCGAAGGCCTGTCCAGCACTGCAGGCATGAAGAAGTCCGGACGCAGCCCGGCCTACGTGTTCGGTACCTGGATTGGCATCGCGGTCTTCAGCGGACTTGCTGCCCTGGTGGGTTACACCGCCCTCGAGAACGCGCCTGAAACTGTGATCGCCTTCATTACTTCTATCGCGGCCGGCGGTATTTTGGCGATGCTGGCCGACACGATGATTCCCGAAGCTTTCGAGGAGCACCACAACCTGACCGGGCTGACGGCCGCCGTCGGGTTCCTTAGCGCCTTCACGATTCACCACGTCGGGGGCTGA
- a CDS encoding IclR family transcriptional regulator: MANSASGDSVVDRVVRVIEAFPEGVTTLQLTELADRAGLPLSSAHRLVRQLSHHGLLDLGAGGTVRLGLRLWELVNRNSPTLALRTAAMPFMEDIQQVLNQNVNLAVLDGWEALFVERLSRRGSVANRAQIAGRMPVHISSAGLALMSHQSRELQTEYLRQFNDPAGKVSADVVRHLLAEAAQQGYAQLAGVVDPDTWGIAVPVMNGKRKTVAALGVVVPLAEMRLQALVPALQTAARGIGRQLA; encoded by the coding sequence GTGGCTAACTCCGCATCCGGGGATTCCGTGGTGGACCGCGTGGTGCGGGTCATCGAGGCATTCCCTGAGGGTGTCACCACTCTGCAGCTGACGGAGTTGGCAGATCGGGCGGGGCTCCCGTTGTCATCTGCCCACAGGCTGGTCCGTCAGCTTTCCCACCATGGGCTTCTGGACCTTGGGGCCGGCGGCACGGTCCGTTTGGGATTGCGCCTGTGGGAACTCGTCAACCGGAATTCGCCCACACTGGCCCTCCGGACGGCAGCGATGCCGTTCATGGAGGACATTCAGCAAGTCCTCAACCAGAACGTGAACCTGGCTGTCCTGGATGGGTGGGAAGCGCTGTTTGTGGAAAGGCTCTCCCGCCGCGGGTCGGTGGCCAACCGCGCCCAAATTGCTGGTCGCATGCCCGTGCACATCTCCTCAGCCGGCTTGGCCCTGATGTCGCACCAGTCCCGGGAGTTGCAAACCGAGTACCTCCGGCAGTTCAACGACCCGGCCGGGAAGGTGAGCGCCGACGTCGTCCGCCATCTCCTGGCCGAAGCCGCCCAACAGGGGTATGCGCAATTGGCTGGGGTGGTAGATCCCGATACATGGGGCATCGCCGTCCCGGTGATGAACGGGAAGCGGAAGACGGTTGCCGCATTGGGGGTCGTAGTGCCCCTGGCCGAGATGCGGCTCCAGGCGCTGGTGCCGGCCCTTCAGACTGCCGCCCGGGGAATCGGACGCCAACTCGCCTAG
- a CDS encoding TasA family protein produces the protein MAISLKTTSGKILASVALVGTAAAVAGMGTYGAFTSSTSASQAVTAGTVTIALGTGANNTLNVPVAGLLPGDKVEKLVTLANTGNSDLNNVTLTTSAGATGSLLTTDTTNGLQLTIENCSVAWTGTAAPYTCAGTKTTVLASGPVIAANKVLNNLTSLTNAKTDNLKVTTAFPTTADNTFQGATSTIAFSFTGTQRTETTK, from the coding sequence ATGGCCATCAGCCTCAAGACCACCTCCGGCAAGATCCTCGCCTCCGTCGCACTGGTCGGCACCGCAGCCGCCGTCGCTGGCATGGGAACCTACGGCGCGTTCACCTCCTCCACCTCAGCCTCCCAGGCCGTCACCGCAGGAACCGTCACCATCGCCCTGGGCACCGGCGCCAACAACACCCTCAACGTCCCCGTCGCCGGCCTGCTGCCCGGCGACAAAGTCGAAAAGCTCGTCACCCTGGCCAACACCGGAAACTCAGACCTGAACAACGTCACCCTCACCACCTCCGCCGGCGCCACCGGGTCCCTGCTCACCACTGACACCACCAACGGCCTGCAGCTGACCATCGAAAACTGCTCCGTCGCCTGGACCGGCACCGCCGCCCCCTACACCTGCGCCGGCACCAAAACCACCGTCCTGGCCTCCGGCCCGGTGATCGCCGCGAACAAGGTCCTGAACAACCTGACCTCCCTGACCAACGCCAAGACCGACAACCTCAAAGTCACCACCGCCTTCCCCACCACCGCGGACAACACCTTCCAAGGCGCCACCTCCACCATCGCCTTCTCCTTCACCGGCACCCAACGCACCGAAACCACCAAGTAA